The Opitutus sp. ER46 genome contains a region encoding:
- a CDS encoding PTS mannitol transporter subunit IICB, with the protein MAFSPRPAASRFRAHLQSTGRFLSGMVMPNIGAFMAWGLITACFVPSGWLPNEHLAQLVRPMIMFLLPLLVGYTGGQMVHGTRGGVIGAIATFGAIVGADTPMLLGAMICGPAAAWLLRCTDRWTTARVSPGFEMLVNNFSVGLIGGGSALLAWSAAGPLVDNISTLLAHGVAVVVEHHLLPLTHVVIEPAKVLFLNNAINHGILGPVAMTEAGVHGTSVLFMLESNPGPGLGMLLAYCWLGRGTVRQSAHAAAVIHFLGGIHEIYFPHLLIAPRLLIATIGGGMAGTLTFVALGAGLVAAPSPGSIFAYLAMAPKHGLGAVLAGVAVSTAVSFSIAAILLRFTGRQSDAGALAAAQVHARALKTPPARAPRPAVSPAVVPTGVVFACDAGLGSSAMGASLLRKRFRAAGITLPVTNCAISELPADARLVVTQQSLTPRARQKLPDAEHVSLDDFLKTAVYDELVRRFAPKS; encoded by the coding sequence ATGGCCTTTTCTCCCCGCCCCGCCGCCTCCCGGTTCCGCGCGCACCTGCAGAGCACCGGACGTTTCCTCAGCGGCATGGTGATGCCCAACATCGGCGCGTTCATGGCATGGGGCCTGATCACCGCGTGTTTCGTCCCGTCCGGTTGGCTGCCCAACGAGCATCTCGCCCAATTGGTGCGGCCGATGATCATGTTTCTGCTGCCGCTGCTCGTCGGCTACACCGGTGGGCAGATGGTACACGGGACGCGCGGCGGAGTCATTGGCGCGATTGCCACCTTTGGCGCGATCGTCGGCGCTGACACGCCGATGCTGCTCGGCGCGATGATCTGCGGCCCGGCCGCGGCCTGGCTCCTCCGATGCACCGATCGCTGGACGACCGCGCGCGTCAGTCCGGGATTCGAAATGCTGGTGAACAACTTCTCCGTCGGGCTGATCGGTGGCGGATCCGCGCTGCTGGCCTGGAGTGCCGCCGGTCCACTGGTCGACAACATCAGCACCCTTCTCGCCCACGGCGTCGCCGTGGTCGTCGAGCACCATCTGCTGCCGCTGACGCACGTTGTCATCGAACCCGCCAAGGTCCTTTTCCTGAACAACGCGATCAATCACGGAATTCTCGGGCCGGTGGCCATGACGGAAGCGGGCGTCCACGGCACCTCGGTGTTGTTCATGCTCGAGTCGAACCCCGGGCCTGGTCTGGGCATGCTCCTCGCCTATTGCTGGCTTGGCCGCGGCACCGTGCGCCAATCGGCGCACGCCGCGGCGGTCATCCACTTCCTCGGGGGTATCCACGAGATCTACTTTCCGCACCTGCTGATCGCACCGCGGCTGCTGATCGCCACCATCGGCGGCGGCATGGCCGGCACGCTCACCTTCGTCGCACTCGGCGCCGGGCTGGTCGCAGCCCCCTCGCCCGGCAGCATTTTCGCCTATCTTGCCATGGCGCCGAAACACGGCCTCGGCGCGGTGCTGGCCGGCGTCGCCGTCTCCACCGCGGTATCCTTCAGCATCGCCGCCATCCTGCTGCGGTTCACCGGCCGGCAATCCGACGCCGGGGCGTTGGCCGCGGCGCAGGTCCACGCCCGCGCACTCAAGACGCCCCCGGCCCGCGCCCCCCGGCCGGCAGTCTCCCCCGCCGTGGTCCCCACGGGAGTCGTGTTCGCGTGCGATGCCGGACTCGGCTCAAGCGCCATGGGCGCCTCCCTCCTCCGCAAACGCTTCCGCGCCGCCGGCATCACCCTGCCCGTCACCAACTGCGCCATCAGCGAGTTGCCAGCAGACGCCCGGCTCGTGGTTACCCAGCAAAGCCTCACCCCCCGCGCCCGGCAGAAACTGCCTGATGCGGAGCATGTGTCCCTTGACGATTTCCTGAAGACGGCGGTGTACGACGAACTCGTGCGACGCTTCGCCCCGAAGTCCTAA
- a CDS encoding glycerophosphodiester phosphodiesterase family protein, producing MKTLIASALIALLGTTAYGNASEQQLRARLTGLYAEHGIRSIPIHRGGGMHQPENTIESFEYTWARQMVPECDVRTTKDDVIVVIHDDTVARTAPGAPDDIRRKRISDLTLAELKTVDVGAFRGRPGQRIPTLNEVFAVMARDPRKFLYLDYKDIDLDRLAAMVREHGVDRQVIFTTNRHDLIKAWRQRVPESQTMIWMGGTQSEIAAQLDRLRAADYAGIYIVHLHLRPTEKAGRYNMSRDFMLSTQRELDALGIVLQIQPWNIEDPAIYEQLFAMGIRNVGTDFPDMLLAILPRFGRR from the coding sequence ATGAAAACTCTTATCGCCAGCGCGCTCATCGCCCTGCTCGGCACCACCGCCTACGGCAATGCCTCGGAACAACAGCTGCGGGCCCGGCTCACCGGCCTGTACGCCGAGCACGGTATCCGCTCGATTCCGATCCACCGCGGCGGCGGCATGCACCAGCCGGAGAACACCATCGAATCGTTTGAGTACACGTGGGCCCGCCAGATGGTGCCCGAGTGCGACGTCCGCACCACCAAGGACGACGTGATTGTGGTCATCCACGACGACACGGTCGCCCGCACCGCGCCAGGCGCGCCGGATGACATTCGACGGAAGCGGATCAGCGACCTAACGCTGGCCGAACTGAAGACCGTCGACGTCGGAGCCTTTCGCGGCCGGCCCGGCCAGCGCATCCCAACGCTCAACGAAGTCTTCGCCGTGATGGCCCGCGACCCGCGGAAGTTCCTTTACCTCGACTACAAAGATATCGACCTCGACCGCCTCGCCGCGATGGTGCGCGAACACGGCGTCGACCGGCAGGTGATCTTCACCACCAACCGGCACGACCTGATCAAGGCCTGGCGCCAGCGCGTCCCGGAGTCGCAGACCATGATCTGGATGGGCGGCACCCAGTCGGAAATCGCCGCCCAATTGGACCGGCTGCGGGCCGCGGACTATGCCGGCATCTACATCGTGCATCTTCACCTGCGACCGACGGAGAAGGCCGGGCGCTATAACATGAGCCGCGACTTCATGCTCTCCACGCAGCGGGAACTAGATGCCCTCGGCATCGTGCTCCAGATCCAGCCCTGGAACATCGAAGACCCTGCGATCTACGAACAGCTCTTCGCGATGGGGATTCGCAACGTTGGGACGGATTTTCCGGACATGCTGCTCGCGATCCTCCCCCGTTTCGGACGGCGCTGA
- a CDS encoding TonB-dependent receptor plug domain-containing protein, whose protein sequence is MQRSLLRAGFLSASCLALALGSASAQVAPAPSGPAAAKTDPNEVITLSVFEVSTNKDLGYQSANAAEVTRMNTPIENIPMNLTIFNSQFMEDILATDTSDLLAFEASAQRTTENDGFLARGSASVGANFLNGFAQATGNGSQPLANIDRVEVIRGPAAVLYGAGGYGGTINRITKQPQPKPFYRARTILRDKSSIRIEGDANFGYLPFGKKRFLFRLNGVHERGYTWFGQSKKEDSFAPSFTWQIAPQTKLVLEYLYNWRETQGSWETPIHNGDLKGITTGDGTYHILPRKINWVEPEDYRRQYRNVGSYNFQHAFSRDLQFRSQFQFEGKEQKLYEHQAASSGLTILKDTALMPRLFRDQPRRTYGYNSRHELVWQKSTGPLHHRMLFGFGTVEVYDYNTSYLAVRAHGGITNPSRLYGDGRLSTANAGNPYNYFPNLTYQQFLADPTLAGFNINNYMPINLFDRAAEGPTWVGPHRPYNYLDACTKTVTANQDYYFNDVFSFAKDRLWIMAGLRHSEVERRTIAFASGSYPNKVLRSSAPTVSQNTSATTNSTGAVWHLNRSHTLSLYANLNTSFNPEFRSQPDGSRLDPEEGKQKEIGLRFSFLDGRLTGLFTYFDILQDNVTKADPDPDRTGYYIQVSGQRSTGFELSWNARITDQWLVFGGVADTDARNDITGEAKDLQPQYRFTMFNRYNFERGWLKGLNVSLGTIYTGERPVNPANSRNEPDWSPVPEWWRVDATVGYKWKPKRSKYSYDASFKVSNLFDNREIYYVAERHRYTIDPGLDWQVVMGVRF, encoded by the coding sequence ATGCAACGCTCCCTCCTTCGAGCCGGCTTCCTGAGCGCGTCCTGTCTGGCGCTCGCGCTTGGTTCCGCCTCCGCCCAAGTCGCCCCGGCGCCCTCCGGCCCGGCCGCCGCCAAGACTGATCCCAACGAGGTCATCACCCTCTCGGTGTTTGAAGTCTCGACCAACAAGGACCTGGGCTACCAGTCGGCCAATGCGGCGGAGGTCACGCGCATGAACACGCCGATCGAGAACATCCCGATGAACCTGACGATCTTCAACAGTCAGTTCATGGAGGACATTCTCGCGACGGACACCTCGGACCTCCTCGCCTTCGAGGCGTCCGCCCAGCGCACGACCGAGAACGACGGCTTCCTGGCGCGCGGTTCCGCCAGTGTCGGCGCGAACTTCCTCAATGGCTTCGCCCAGGCCACCGGCAACGGCTCGCAGCCGCTCGCCAACATCGACCGCGTCGAGGTGATCCGCGGCCCGGCGGCGGTCCTGTACGGTGCCGGCGGTTACGGCGGCACCATCAACCGCATCACCAAGCAGCCCCAGCCCAAACCGTTCTATCGCGCCCGCACCATTCTCCGCGACAAGAGTTCCATCCGCATCGAAGGCGACGCGAACTTCGGTTACCTGCCGTTCGGCAAGAAACGGTTCCTCTTCCGACTGAACGGCGTGCACGAGCGCGGCTACACCTGGTTTGGCCAGAGCAAGAAGGAGGACTCCTTCGCTCCGTCCTTCACCTGGCAGATCGCGCCCCAGACCAAGCTCGTGCTCGAGTATCTCTACAACTGGCGCGAAACCCAGGGTTCCTGGGAGACGCCGATCCATAACGGCGATCTCAAAGGCATCACCACCGGCGACGGCACGTACCACATTCTGCCGCGCAAGATCAACTGGGTGGAGCCCGAGGACTACCGCCGCCAATACCGCAACGTCGGCTCCTACAACTTCCAGCACGCGTTCAGCCGCGATCTCCAGTTCCGCTCCCAGTTCCAGTTCGAGGGCAAGGAGCAGAAGCTCTATGAGCACCAGGCGGCCTCGTCCGGCCTCACGATCCTCAAGGACACCGCCCTCATGCCCCGCCTGTTCCGCGACCAGCCGCGCCGCACCTACGGCTACAACTCCCGCCACGAACTCGTGTGGCAGAAATCGACCGGCCCGCTGCATCACCGCATGCTCTTCGGCTTCGGTACCGTCGAGGTATACGACTACAACACCTCGTACCTGGCGGTGCGCGCCCACGGCGGCATCACCAACCCTTCCCGCCTGTATGGCGACGGTCGCCTCAGCACCGCCAACGCCGGCAATCCCTACAACTATTTTCCCAATCTCACGTACCAGCAGTTTCTCGCGGATCCGACCCTCGCGGGCTTCAACATCAACAATTACATGCCGATCAACCTTTTTGATCGCGCAGCGGAAGGCCCGACCTGGGTCGGACCGCACCGCCCCTACAACTACCTCGACGCCTGCACGAAAACGGTGACGGCCAACCAAGACTACTACTTCAACGACGTCTTCTCGTTCGCCAAGGATCGACTGTGGATCATGGCCGGTCTGCGCCATTCGGAGGTCGAGCGCCGCACCATCGCGTTCGCGAGCGGCAGCTATCCGAACAAGGTCCTGCGTTCGAGCGCGCCGACCGTCTCCCAGAACACCAGCGCCACCACCAACAGCACCGGCGCCGTGTGGCATCTCAACCGCAGCCACACCCTCTCGCTCTACGCCAACCTCAACACCTCGTTCAACCCCGAGTTCCGCTCCCAGCCCGACGGCTCCCGCCTCGATCCCGAAGAGGGCAAACAGAAGGAAATCGGCCTGCGCTTCAGTTTCCTCGATGGCCGCCTGACGGGCTTGTTCACCTATTTTGACATCCTGCAGGACAATGTCACCAAGGCCGATCCCGACCCCGATCGCACCGGGTATTACATCCAGGTGAGCGGGCAGCGGAGCACGGGCTTTGAACTCAGCTGGAACGCCCGCATCACGGACCAGTGGCTCGTCTTCGGCGGCGTCGCCGACACGGACGCCCGCAACGACATCACGGGCGAGGCGAAGGACCTGCAGCCGCAGTACCGCTTCACGATGTTCAACCGCTACAACTTCGAACGCGGCTGGCTCAAGGGGCTCAACGTCAGCCTCGGCACCATCTACACCGGCGAACGTCCTGTGAATCCCGCGAACTCCCGCAACGAACCGGACTGGAGCCCGGTGCCAGAGTGGTGGCGCGTGGACGCGACCGTGGGCTACAAGTGGAAGCCGAAGCGCAGCAAGTATAGCTACGATGCCTCATTCAAGGTCAGCAACCTGTTCGACAACCGCGAAATCTACTATGTCGCCGAACGCCACCGCTACACGATCGATCCCGGTCTGGACTGGCAGGTCGTCATGGGCGTTCGATTCTAG
- a CDS encoding MFS transporter, with protein MSDPNTPSPAGGSALPPRSGARWRLLQIFAPAPVVAPVSTDPREIGAQYRYWQRRILITSLIGYASFYLVRKNLSAAMPAMAGDLGIGKADLGLFLTLHGLLYGVSKFANGFLGDRANARTFMAAGLLLSAGVNLWFGFSSAVLTLGLLWMLNGWVQGMGFPPCARLMGHWFPPRQLATAFSVWNTSHSIGAGIVVVLCGYLASYHWRLCFVIPAALAILCALFLLWRLRDTPPSLGLPELAGTEEGPRAQEGFSATDLRRVFGNRHIWFLGLASFCVYTIRYAILDWGPTFLTEMKGIRLADAGWIVAAFEISGVVGMLASGWLTDRCFGGRGARLSVISLALAGVSVLLFWRLPLSSIGVSVALICLTGFFLYGPQALVGAIVVNLATKRLAGTAIGFTSIFSYASTILSGWGLGRLVQARGWDAAFGGLMIIVTLGTALFALSWRAKAHGYRGAADEPSPAAPVAAPVLAPGKPNS; from the coding sequence ATGTCGGACCCCAATACACCATCCCCTGCCGGCGGTTCGGCGCTGCCGCCTCGTTCCGGCGCGCGGTGGCGCCTGCTGCAGATCTTCGCCCCCGCTCCCGTGGTCGCACCGGTCTCCACTGATCCACGGGAGATCGGCGCCCAGTATCGGTATTGGCAGCGGCGGATTCTCATCACCTCGCTGATCGGCTACGCGAGCTTCTACCTGGTGCGAAAGAACCTGAGCGCCGCCATGCCCGCGATGGCGGGTGATCTCGGGATTGGAAAGGCGGACCTCGGCTTGTTCCTCACGCTGCACGGGCTGCTCTACGGGGTGTCGAAATTTGCCAACGGGTTCCTCGGCGACCGCGCGAACGCGCGCACGTTCATGGCGGCCGGCCTGTTGCTCTCGGCCGGTGTCAACCTGTGGTTCGGTTTTAGCTCGGCCGTGCTGACGCTGGGGCTGCTTTGGATGCTCAACGGCTGGGTGCAGGGCATGGGGTTCCCGCCGTGCGCCCGGCTGATGGGGCACTGGTTCCCGCCGCGGCAGCTCGCCACCGCCTTCTCCGTGTGGAACACGTCCCACTCGATTGGCGCGGGCATCGTCGTTGTCCTGTGCGGCTACCTTGCGAGCTACCATTGGCGGCTCTGCTTCGTCATTCCGGCCGCGCTGGCAATTCTCTGCGCCCTCTTCCTGCTCTGGCGTCTGCGCGACACGCCGCCGTCCCTCGGTTTGCCCGAGCTGGCGGGTACCGAGGAGGGCCCCCGCGCCCAAGAGGGATTCAGCGCGACGGATCTGCGGCGGGTGTTCGGGAATCGGCACATCTGGTTTCTCGGGCTCGCGAGTTTCTGCGTCTACACCATCCGGTACGCCATCCTGGATTGGGGCCCGACCTTCCTGACCGAGATGAAGGGAATCCGGCTGGCCGATGCCGGTTGGATTGTCGCGGCCTTCGAGATTTCCGGCGTGGTGGGCATGCTGGCCAGCGGTTGGCTGACCGATCGTTGCTTCGGCGGCCGGGGCGCCCGGTTGTCCGTGATCTCGCTGGCCCTCGCGGGCGTGTCGGTGCTGCTCTTCTGGCGGCTGCCGCTTTCCTCGATCGGCGTCAGCGTGGCGCTGATCTGCCTCACCGGCTTCTTCCTGTACGGACCGCAGGCGCTCGTCGGCGCCATTGTCGTGAACCTGGCGACGAAGCGCCTCGCGGGCACCGCCATCGGCTTCACGAGTATCTTCTCGTATGCGAGCACGATCCTTTCCGGGTGGGGCCTCGGCCGATTGGTGCAGGCCCGCGGTTGGGATGCCGCCTTCGGCGGCCTGATGATCATCGTGACGCTCGGCACCGCCTTGTTCGCGCTGAGCTGGCGGGCGAAGGCGCACGGCTACAGGGGGGCGGCGGACGAGCCTTCCCCGGCGGCCCCGGTCGCGGCACCCGTACTTGCGCCCGGCAAACCGAATTCGTGA
- a CDS encoding mannitol-1-phosphate 5-dehydrogenase, with protein MVTAQLVTTAVGLAVLPRIAPVIARGIARRRAQGVKEPLNVIACENGVRASTFLKQEVLKHLSPEDAAYAEIYVGFPDCSVDRIVPPVKSANPTDVVVEDFFEWNVEAGSFRGDAPQITGMNLADNLIVFVERKLFTLNTGHAVAAYLGWLRHHRTVDQSIADAPIRAIVRAAMVESGRGLIAEHGLDPAAHERYIDKILARLANPALEDELPRVCRDPLRKLGAMDRLVRPLVVCHAHGFKVENLLWGIGAALRYANAGDPQSVRLQDLIQTKGLRAAAAEITGITAPELLAGIATAYANVEARLNEPGI; from the coding sequence ATGGTCACCGCGCAACTCGTGACGACGGCGGTTGGCTTGGCCGTGCTGCCGCGCATTGCTCCCGTCATCGCGCGCGGCATCGCTCGCCGGCGCGCGCAAGGGGTCAAGGAGCCGCTGAACGTGATTGCCTGTGAAAACGGCGTGCGCGCGAGCACGTTCTTGAAACAGGAGGTGCTGAAGCACCTGTCACCCGAGGATGCAGCCTACGCCGAAATCTACGTCGGGTTCCCCGACTGCTCGGTCGACCGGATCGTGCCGCCGGTGAAGAGCGCGAACCCGACCGATGTCGTGGTGGAGGACTTTTTCGAGTGGAATGTGGAGGCGGGTTCGTTCCGGGGCGACGCACCGCAGATCACCGGCATGAACCTGGCGGACAACCTCATCGTCTTCGTTGAGCGCAAGCTGTTCACGCTGAATACGGGTCATGCGGTCGCGGCTTACCTCGGCTGGCTCCGGCATCATCGCACGGTGGACCAGAGCATCGCCGACGCGCCCATTCGCGCCATCGTGCGGGCGGCCATGGTGGAATCCGGCCGCGGTTTGATCGCGGAGCACGGCCTCGATCCCGCCGCGCATGAACGGTACATCGACAAGATTCTCGCGCGGCTGGCCAACCCCGCACTGGAGGACGAACTCCCGCGCGTTTGCCGCGATCCGCTCCGCAAACTGGGTGCCATGGACCGGTTGGTGCGCCCGCTGGTTGTGTGCCATGCCCACGGGTTCAAGGTGGAGAACCTGCTGTGGGGTATCGGTGCCGCGCTTCGGTATGCGAATGCCGGCGACCCGCAGAGTGTTCGCCTGCAGGACCTCATTCAAACCAAGGGGCTCCGGGCCGCTGCGGCGGAAATCACCGGCATCACCGCGCCCGAATTGCTCGCTGGCATCGCGACCGCCTACGCCAACGTCGAGGCCCGGCTGAACGAGCCGGGAATCTAG
- a CDS encoding transporter substrate-binding domain-containing protein yields the protein MLLRLRWLIAVLGSVTALTAAPRLRVGVDRAAPPLAYVDDKGQPTGFTVELLREMSRVSGVEIEIIPGFWKEHIPEFNAGRLHAYGNVLSTPTNEAEMALSIAHAELHGMVFQRRDRPPIRRRADFAGRTVATMRSSAAYSEMLRNRAWGAKLLTYETWQQALDATHRGECDAAFMSTRLMHSLINEHGLARHIITDVTYRFHFGVHKGDQATLNLLNEALATVMRNGTFDELYAKWIGPIEPRRLRFADVQPFLLPIGFGLCAVAIFIGWQRHMLARLARQAEALRLSEQRWKFALESSGAAVWDWNMAERNVLYSHDWKALLGYADDEFEPTITAATRLIHPEDRSRLKQALRAHLRNQSAPFTAEYRMRCKDGSWKWILNRGVVVRRDAHGHPLRMVGTHTDLTLQRHAEEDRIVRAKLESTGLLAGGIAHDFNNLLAAIVLNTDLASWPKATREDINRHLAEIRKAAMSAHDLTQQFITFATGGVSVRRPTALEATLRNAAELALRGSSCRFELQLTPDLWMADVDAAQIGQVIRNLVLNAREAMPHGGTVTVSAENLALRKDGVPGLESGRYVRINIHDTGIGIPRELLATVFDPYFSTKQRGPQKGMGLGLTISLSIVKQHGGTILVHSSPQEATTFSIYLPACDVMPTPPATTTRARPAVPRVLVMDDEEGVKAALGGVIRQFGYEVALASDGAEAVEHYRHALEAKQPFTVVILDLTVRGAMGGLEALEGLRRLDPDVCAIVMSGYADNEALRQYTQYGFRASLTKPFTVEKLREALAAAMPPA from the coding sequence ATGCTCCTTCGCCTCCGCTGGCTCATCGCGGTACTCGGCTCCGTCACCGCGCTGACCGCGGCGCCGCGGCTGCGGGTTGGCGTGGATCGCGCCGCCCCGCCGCTCGCCTACGTGGACGACAAGGGGCAGCCGACAGGCTTTACCGTTGAGCTGCTCCGCGAGATGTCCCGGGTGAGCGGCGTCGAAATCGAGATCATCCCAGGCTTCTGGAAGGAGCATATCCCGGAATTCAACGCGGGGCGGCTCCATGCCTACGGCAACGTCCTGTCCACGCCGACAAACGAGGCTGAGATGGCGCTCTCCATCGCCCACGCCGAGCTGCATGGCATGGTGTTCCAGCGGCGCGACCGCCCCCCCATTCGCCGCCGCGCCGATTTTGCCGGCCGGACGGTCGCGACAATGCGCAGCAGCGCGGCGTACTCGGAAATGCTGCGCAATCGCGCCTGGGGCGCCAAGCTCCTGACCTACGAGACCTGGCAGCAGGCGCTCGACGCGACGCACCGCGGCGAATGCGACGCGGCGTTCATGTCCACGCGCCTGATGCACTCGCTCATCAACGAGCACGGGCTGGCGCGCCACATCATCACCGACGTGACGTACCGGTTCCACTTCGGCGTGCACAAGGGCGACCAGGCGACGCTCAACCTCCTCAACGAGGCGCTCGCGACCGTGATGCGCAACGGCACCTTCGATGAGCTGTACGCGAAATGGATTGGCCCGATCGAGCCGCGCCGGCTGCGGTTTGCGGACGTCCAACCCTTTCTCCTGCCCATCGGATTCGGCCTGTGTGCGGTGGCCATCTTCATCGGCTGGCAGCGGCACATGCTGGCCCGGCTCGCGCGCCAGGCCGAGGCCCTGCGGCTGAGCGAACAGCGCTGGAAGTTCGCCCTGGAGAGCTCCGGCGCCGCGGTGTGGGACTGGAACATGGCCGAGCGGAACGTGCTCTACTCGCACGACTGGAAGGCGCTCCTCGGCTATGCCGACGATGAGTTTGAGCCCACGATCACCGCGGCCACGCGATTGATCCACCCGGAGGACCGCTCGCGGCTGAAACAGGCACTCCGGGCCCACTTGCGGAACCAGAGCGCGCCCTTCACCGCCGAATACCGGATGCGCTGCAAGGACGGATCCTGGAAATGGATTCTCAACCGGGGCGTCGTCGTCCGACGCGATGCCCACGGCCACCCGCTGCGCATGGTCGGCACACATACCGATCTCACGCTCCAACGCCACGCCGAGGAGGACCGGATTGTGCGCGCCAAGCTCGAATCCACCGGCCTCCTCGCCGGCGGCATCGCCCATGATTTCAACAACCTCCTCGCCGCAATCGTCCTCAACACCGACCTGGCCTCCTGGCCCAAGGCGACGCGCGAGGACATCAACCGTCATCTCGCCGAAATCCGGAAGGCGGCAATGTCGGCCCACGACCTGACGCAGCAATTCATCACCTTCGCCACGGGCGGCGTGTCGGTGCGCCGACCCACCGCGCTGGAGGCGACACTGCGCAACGCGGCCGAGCTCGCGCTCCGCGGCTCTTCCTGCCGCTTTGAACTGCAACTCACGCCGGACCTCTGGATGGCGGACGTCGATGCCGCGCAGATCGGGCAGGTCATCCGCAACCTGGTCCTGAACGCGCGCGAGGCCATGCCGCATGGCGGCACGGTCACGGTCAGCGCCGAGAATCTCGCCCTGCGCAAGGACGGCGTGCCGGGACTCGAGAGCGGGCGCTACGTGCGCATCAACATCCACGATACGGGGATTGGCATCCCCCGGGAGTTGCTCGCCACAGTCTTCGATCCCTATTTCTCCACCAAGCAGCGCGGGCCGCAGAAGGGCATGGGCCTCGGCCTGACGATCTCCCTTTCGATCGTGAAGCAGCATGGCGGCACCATCCTGGTGCACTCGTCGCCGCAGGAGGCGACGACCTTTTCGATCTACCTGCCTGCGTGCGACGTCATGCCAACCCCGCCGGCCACGACGACACGGGCCCGCCCGGCCGTGCCCCGCGTGCTCGTCATGGATGACGAGGAAGGCGTGAAGGCCGCGCTCGGCGGCGTAATCCGCCAGTTTGGCTACGAAGTCGCCCTCGCCTCCGATGGCGCCGAGGCGGTCGAACACTATCGGCACGCGCTCGAAGCGAAACAGCCGTTCACCGTCGTCATCCTCGACCTCACCGTCCGCGGCGCGATGGGCGGGCTCGAGGCGCTGGAGGGCCTGCGCCGGCTCGATCCCGACGTCTGCGCCATCGTGATGAGCGGCTACGCCGACAACGAGGCGCTGCGCCAGTATACGCAGTACGGATTCAGGGCCTCCCTGACCAAGCCGTTCACCGTGGAAAAGCTCCGCGAGGCGCTGGCGGCGGCGATGCCGCCGGCCTGA